The [Clostridium] colinum genome includes the window TTTTGTTTTAACTCCTAAAACTTGATGTAATTCCCTACCACTTATAATAGGCTCTTGATTTTCGTTTAAATCAATTTTTAATAATTCATTCATTTTATTCCTCCTTAAATTCTAAAATATCATTTACAGTACAATTCAAATAGCTACACAATTTATCTAACACTTCAATTGAAATTTGATTTGTTCGTTTGTAATATAAATTTGTCAATGTAGTTCGTGATATTCCTGTGTCCCTTGAAACTGTACTTATTTTTAATAGTCTTTCTGCCAATAAAACAGAAAACTTATTGTTTATCATAGTATACATTACCTTTCTACACCTCCTTTAACGTTTAATATATTGAACATTTTATATATTGTATTATACGCATTTTTGTTTTCTTGTCAATACTTTTTTAAAAATTTATTGAAATTTTGTTCAATATATTGTACAATTAATTTTGGAGGTGATTATTTGCTTATTTGTAATCTAAATAAATTAATGGCAGAGCGTAATTTAAAAATTACTAAAATTGCTAAAGATACAGGTATATCTAGAACTACTTTAACCTCTTTAGCAAACAACTATAGTCAAGGAATTCAATTTGATACATTAAACTCCTTATGTATGTATTTAAACGTTAATATTAATGAATTTTTTGAATATATTCCATTTGATATTTATGTTTTACCCAGTTTTGAAATCGACACAACAAATTTTTCTTATTTAAATATTAACATCTTAATAAAAGAAAACTTATTTTCATATACTTGTAAGTTATTCTTTGAACTTAAATATTCTAAAGAAGATAGCACTGTATTTTTAAAACTAATCAAAGTTGAAAATATAGATGATTTTAAATCTTTTTATTCAAAACTTACGCCTATGTTACTAATATCATTCGAAGATAAGCTTATAAATAATATAGGAGTTTTTACAGAAGAAACCTTTACAGATTACTTCTATAATGAAAATGATGGTGCCATAAATTATAAATTTAATTGGAATTATATAACTAGCCCTTAGGGGCTTTTTTTATTATTTCTTTTCTATACCCCCCTTTTGTATTTAATTTTCAATGTACTTAACAACTTTTGTGTTGTAAACACATAATATCATTTATTTTTTAGTTTGTCAACTATTATTTTTTAATTTTTTTTATTTTTTTAAGTTGACAAACACAAATTTTAAAAGTATTATATAAAAATGGAGGTGAATTAATGGAAATATATGAAAGAATTGTTTTGTTAAGAAGAGAGTTAATAAAAAATTCTAATGGTAAAAAATTAAGTCAAGCAGAATTTGCTAAAAAAATAGGGGTTAGTCGAGATGTTATTGGAAATATTGAATATAACCGAGCACCTATTAAAGAACATATGCTCAAACTCATTTGCCAAACATTCAACGTCAATGAAGACTGGCTACGTAATGGTAATGAGCCTATATTTATTGAGAATTCTAATGATATATTAGAAGAATTCTTGAAAAAATATGAACTAAGTGAATTTATGAGCAATATTGTACGAAGATATTTGAATTTAAGTCCTGAATATCAACAGATGTTTGAAAAGTTTATTAAAGAAATGGTAAAGGAATTAAATTCTTCTGAGAATTCAAAAAAAGAAATAATACCTAACATTAATGAATTTAAAAAGCAAGAAAAACCTAAACAAGAACAAGAACTTGTCCAAATTATAGCTCGTGGGGAAGGTGTTACATACATTACAAAAGAAGAATTTGAAGAATTAAAAAGAAATTCGACAATGATAGACCCAGAAGATTATGACAAATACTTTTAAATATGGTATAATATAATTACCTAAATAATAATAGCTACACTCTACGATATACTCATTATTACTATTTAATAATTTTAGTATAAAGGAGTGTAGCTATTTATGTATAAAGCTTACAAAATTTCTCGTGATAGAGCTTGGCAAACTTTAATTGAAACAAATGTTAATGTCTTACCTGTTGACTTAAAACACATACTTAAATTTTATGGAATAAGAGTTGCTTTATTAGATTCAAATACTAAGCAAGCATTTATTGAAAACAATGTAATGTACATAAACAAAAATCTTTCAAAAGCAAGAGGGCGTTTTACCGTTGCTCACGAATTAGGACACATATTATTAAATCATAAAGATTTATCACACACAATACATAATGAAAACAATAATAAAAATATTGAAGAGTTTCAAGCTAATATTTTTGCTAGAGGGTTATTGATGCCCGCTATCGTTTTAAAAGAAATAAACTGTATTGATGCACAAGATATAGCTAATATATGTAATGTATCGTTACAATCCGCACAATATCGTTCTGAAAGAATGCAAGAACTATTAAAGAGAAATAAGTTCAATCTAAGCCCTCTTGAAAAACAAGTTTATAGTAATTTTAAAGATTTTGTTAATAATAATAAAATATAAAATTTTTAATTGCATTTTATAAATTTATGTAAAAAAGACTTAGTGTTAACTAAGTCTTTTTTCTTTTATGTAAATTTATATTTTAGTATTTCTTTATTTTTTACAATATCCCTTTTTAACCTTGCCTCATATTTTAAGCTTTTATTTCTTCTTGTTGACAATTTACCTATATTTATTACAATAGATTGCAAATTTCTAAAAGGTTTCATTTTTTTTAATAGATACTTATAATACAAAAATGGCTTTCTAACTTTTAAAATTATTTCTGTTATTTCAACACAATAAGATAATATATCTTTAACTTCTTTTATATTTTGATTATCATTTTTAACTAATTCTATTAAATCATTAATAATATTAGCAATATCTAAATTATCACTTTCTTTATCATTATAAACTTTAATTTGCTTAATATCTTTTATATCTTTTATTTTAAACAATTCATTAATTTTTAAATCTAACAAATTTTTAAGATACTTATAATTATCTAAATTAACATTTTCATTTAAATCATTGTATATATTTATAGCATCATATATATTATTTCTAACTTTATAAGTATACTTTTTATTCTTATATTTTTTAGCTAAACGAAGATAGTAAATACTAGAAGCTAATAAAATACCTATAATAAAATTTATTAACATATTAATTACCACCTTTCATTTCTAAACTTTTAAGCTTATCTAATTCATATTCTAAATTCCTAAATTCTTCTTTCAATAAATTATTTTCATATTTTAATGTTATATTCTCTTCTTGTAATGTGCTATTTTCTCTTGATAATACATTAATAACATTTTTTAATGAATTATTTTCATTTTCAATCTTTATATAAAAATCTCTTTCTTCTTTTTTAGCTTTTCTTTTATTATTTATATATTTTTTGTATATTATCTTAAGTAAATATACAAATAAAATACCTATAATAATTGCTCCAGGCTTTAATCCTAAAAAATCTATTATGGATTGAAATAAAATGCCATCCATCACAAGCTCCTTTGTAAATTTAAATATTAGATATACTAAAATAATATCATTTTATAACATAAATGTCAATATATACTAAATAATAATAAATAGCCAAAAACTTATTAATATATTTACAAATTGCTTAAATTAAACTATAATTTTATATAAAATAAATTTTTAAAAAAATAAGCTAACCCCAGGGACAAAGGAATTCTAAAGTAAAAACTCTACTCTCATTTCGAGAACCCAGCCTTATCCTTCACAAGTTAACTTACTTTCATAATAACATTATATACTCTAGATGTCAATATTATTCTATAATTTTATAAGTTAATTTTACAAATTATGTATTTTATAGATAATAAAAATATATAGAAAGGAGATTAAAATGTCATACTGTATCTATTTAAGAAAATCAAGAAAAGACCAAGAATTAGAAGCACTAAGTGAACTAGAAACTTTACAAAGACACTATGATGCTCTAATAAAAATGGCTAGAGAAAAAAACTTAAATATAGTTAAAATTTATAAAGAAGTTATTTCTGGTGAAAGTATAGATGCTAGACCTGAGATGCAAAAACTATTAGATGATGTATCTAACGGTATTTACAAAGGTGTATTAGTTATGGAGGTAGAACGTCTAGCTCGTGGTAATACAATAGACCAAGGTATAGTAGCTGAAGCATTTAAAGTTTCTAATACTAAAATAATAACACCAGCTAAAATATATGACCCTAACAATGAATTTGACGAAGAATATTTTGAGTTTGGTTTATTTATGGCAAGACGTGAATATAAAGTAATAAATAGAAGAATACAAAGAGGTAGGCTTGCCTCTGTAAGTGAAGGCAAATATATTGCAAGCACTGCACCCTATGGGTATGATAAAGAAAAAATTAAGCTAGGTAAAGGATATACTTTAAAAATAAATGAAGCACAATCTAAAATTGTTAAATTAATTTATGAATTGTATTTACAAGGTTTATCATTAAATGCAATAGCAACTAAACTAGATACAATGTGCAAACCTTTAAATTCAAAGTATTGGTCTAGGTCTACAATAAAAGATATTTTAACAAATCCTGTTTATATTGGTAAAATACGTTGGGGACATAGAAAAGAAAAGAAAATATATGAAGATGGTAAAATAAAAAAATCAAGAACACCTAACAATGATTATCAACTTATTGATGGACTACACCCTCCTATAATAGAAGAAAATACTTTTTATGAAGTACAAAAAATGTTTAAAGATAGTTATAAACCACCTGTTTGTTCTAATAAAGAGCTTAAAAACCCTTTTACTAATTTAGTATTTTGTAGTAAATGTGGTGCTAGATTAACTAGAGTTAGTAGCAATACAAAAGATAACTATTATAGTTTAAAATGTCCAACTAAAAACTGTAAAACTGTTCCTATACCCATATATTTATTAGAGCAACATTTAATTCCTATATTAAAGTCTTGGGTTGAAGATGAAACATTAATATTTAAACAAAAAGAAAATTTAAACAATAGTTTATCAACAGTTCACAGCTCATTAATATTAATAAATCGGGAAATAGAAAAAATAGAAAAGCAAATAGAAAATATACATAACCTATTAGAACAAGGTATATATAGTATTGATGTATTTATGTCTAGAAACAAAAAATTAAAAACTGAATTAGATGAATTATCTTCAAAACAATTTAAATTAATAGAAGAAGAAAACAAAATAAATAATATGGAAACTACAAAAAGAGAATTTATACCAAAAGTTCAAAATTTAATAAATCTATATGGTACAATAGAAGATGCTAGTTTAAAAAATAAACTATTAAGTGAAGTTATATACAAAATAATTTATCAAAGAGATACTAGAACAAAGAAAAATCAAAGAGACTTAGCTATGTTTAATATAACTGTTTATCCTAGCTTTTTTAAAGAATAAATAACATATATCTTGTATGGGGTTATACTTATGGTGAACCAATGGCTGTTGCTCCTATAAATAAAGTTAAACAAGTTTTAGATTATGCCATAACTGTAATACCACCCGAAAAGATATTTATGGGTATACCAAATTATGGTTATGATTGGCCTTTACCTTTTATAAAAGGGGTTACAAAAGCTAAAAGCATTGGTAATGTAGAAGCAATAGATATAGCTAGAAAAAATAATGCTGAAATATTATTTGATGAAATAGCAAAAGCTCCTTATTTTTATTATTATGATAACAATAATATAGAACACGTAGTATGGTTTGAAGACGCTAGAAGTATATATGAAAAATTAACAACTGCATTTAGTTATGGGTTTATTGGTGTTGGTTATTGGAATATAATGAGACCTTTTCCTCAAAATTGGCTTGTGCTTAGTCAACTTTTTGATATATACAAAATAACTAAATCTATATAAATTAATTTATAATATTTTGTTATCAAACTATAAAATATAAAAAGTTGACAGTAATAAAATTTACTATCAACTTTTTATATATTTTATTTGAAATATTTATTTATAACATCCCAAGTTTTATTATTTTCGTGTCCTCTTTTCCAACCTGCAATACCCTTAACATCTAGTTTTCTTGCCACTTTCATTCTTTCTTCCATAGACTTTTCATCTTCTAACCATATTTTTTTCGTACTTCCGTCGGAATAATATTCCCCATAATATTGTTTTGTCTTTTCATCCCATATAATTTTAGCATTATTATCTTCTAACAATTTTTTTGCATCTTCCATTTTTAAAGATTTAGAAACAACTGATATAGATCCGTTAGGATTTTTTGTTTCTGTCCAAACTCGAGTATAAAAAGGTACTCCCATAATAAGTTTGTCTTTTGGCACTAATTTTGTTGCCTCTGTCATATATTTTTCTGCCCACGGTAAAGAAGATACCGACCCACTTTCTTTACTTGTACTATAATGTTCATCATAAGCCATAATTATTACATAGTCAACTATTTTTCCTACTTCTTCCATTTGATAATGTGTAGTCCACGGTGTAGGTACATACATATCTACAGATACAACAAGTCCATTTTGTTTAAATATTGGTGTTGCTTCTTTTATAAACTGTAAATAATAAATTCCGTCTACTTTGGCAACATTTTCAAAGTCTATATTAATACCATCTAAACTATATTTTTTTGCATATTCTACAAGAGTGTTAATTATTTTCGTTCTTTTTTCTGGATTGCTTAAAGTATCGTGTGTTATAACTGCATCAAAGCTATTAGACACAAGCCCCCAAAGCTGATAACCCTGTTCTTTTGCCCATTTAGCATATTCTATACTACCTTTATCTTCTACATCACCTTGGCTATTTTTTATTTCAAACCACGTAGGGCATAAAACATCTAATCCATTTATAGGCTTTCTTTTTTGTTCACTATCATTTATAGGCTTTGAAGTTTGGTCCCAAACAATTTTTATACCATCTTGTTTTTGATTTGCAACTGGTTCTACAAAATTTGTTGTTGTTTCTGTTGTAATATCTGTTGTTGCTTGAGTATTATTCACTATTGTATTATTTTCTACCTTATCTATTGGTGTTTCTATTACAACAGTTCTTATATTGTTGTCCCATTCTACACTATATCCTATACTATCTGATATAGCTCTTATAGGTACCATTGTATAACCATTTATTATTTTTGCTGGCACGTCCAACTTTATAACATCTATGCTATTTTTTATGGCCTCATTACTATTTATTTTAAAAACTACCGTATTTCCATCTTTTTTAATAGTAGCTTCTTTATCTTTTTCATTCCATAATATTTCTGCATTCATTTCTTCAAAAACATCTCTTAATGGAACAAGTGTCCTACCGTCTATTATGATAGGCTCCATTTTAAAATTTTCTATTGGCTTACTATCAATAGTAATATATATTTTTTGTGAACTATAATTATGTACTTTACCGTCATATGTAAGTTTTAAATTTACCCATTCATTAGATGGAGTAGATGCAAATATAGTAAAATTACTTAATAATGTAAACATTATTATAGTAAAAACATTAATTATTTTTTTCATATTTCCTCCTTTGTGTACTTTATTATTGCTTATATATTATAATTTTTTTATTATTAAATCAACCTGTAAATAATACCATAAATTTATATATGTTTAATACTATTTATAATTTAAATTTATATTATGTAATACATACCCCACCTAAAACTTTAGATGGGGTAATTTATATTAAATATTGTTTTCTATTTTTTTAATATTTTCTTCATCTTCTTCAGATAAAAGTTTTTCTGTTTCGTTAAAATATGCTTGTATTATTTTTTCTATAACTTTTTCTTTAGATGTATCTTCAACATTAAGTGCTACTATTTTTTCTAACAATTGTTGTTGTTCATCTTCAATCTCTCTCATTCTAGTTTCAATTCTTTGTTTTTTAGTGTCAATTTCTTTAAAATAAGCTTTTTGGTTATCTATATTTATAGATTTTGCAAAAGATTCTAAAGAACCATTTGATATAGTTATATTTTTTTCACTTAAAAAATATTCTAATTGTTCTTGCACTTCATAAACTAACTTTCCTAAGTTATCATATCTAGTTACGATATGTTTATAGTTATTAAAATCATCTAAGTTTGTTTTTAAAGCACGAGAATTTTTTACGTTATATTTATTATACGTATAATTTAAAAAATTTATATAATAAGAATATACCACTGTTTTTTTATTTAATAATGACACTAACTTAGCTTGCTTTTTTTCGTTTAATTTTAGCTCAAAAATAATTTTTTTTCTAAAAGCATAAATAAGAACTATTGTAAAAACTAATGTTATACAAAGAATAGATAAAGATAAAAATACAGATTCATTTAAAGATACAGATATTAATGTTAATACAATTATAGCTAATCCAAGAACTATTGATATAGCAAATGAAAACTTATGCAATACTTTATATGCAAATTGTAGCCTTTCTCTATCTAAAACTGTACGTTCTTTTTCATCTCTTATTAAATTTATATCTCTAGATAAAAGTCTTTTAGAATTTTCTGCATCTTCTATTTGATATAGAGCATCATGAGCATCTTCTTCTAATGTTTCTAGTTTATTTATAGAGCTATCAAAATCTCCCAATTGGTATCTTATAGCTTTTCTTTCATTATTAAGCTGTACAAATTTTGTAATAAGAGATTTTAAATACTTTGTATCTTCTTCTGATAAATTATCATAACATTTTAAATCTTCTAAAATAGTTTCGCATTCTTTTCTTTTTTTATCTAAATATAATCTGTGTCTATCAAGCTTAAGGCTATCATCACAAAGCTCCACAGCTTTAAGAACTTTATCATCATCTTCACTGTCTTCTAATAAAAAAACATATTCTCTAAATTTAGAATATTCATAAGAATATTCGTTTAATGTTTGTCTAGAATCTAATACCTCTTCTGTTCTAAACTTAGACAAAAAACGATTTAATAAACCCTTTTGCTCCTTTTCATCTGATGTATCTATATAGCTATTTTCGTTTTTTAATAGGCTATTATCTATCTCTTGCTCTAAGGCACTGTCAAAGCTGTTTTCCTTATTGCTTGAAATCATTTTTTAAGCCCCCTTTGTTATTATTTAATATTATAACTATACATATAATATTTTCAAATATATTATATTATATTCTACTTTTTTTTACAATAGTTTTTAAAAATATAATTATTTAATAAATAAAAAATAGCTTATATATAGTAAATATAATAAGCTAGATAATAATATATCTAGCTTATTTTTTTATTATTTTAAAATATCTTTTGTTATATCTTGTGGTATTACAAATTCTACTGTGCCCATAGAACCTGGTGCAACTTCATACTCATCAAAACATAATACTAAATTCTTGTCTTTGTTAAAATAAAAATTTTGATTTTCTTTTATTTGTTTAAAATCATTTTCTGGCATATCTGAATCTATAAAATAAGATTTGTTAGTATCTTGTTTCATTTGTTCTCTCATTTGTTCTTTAATATTTTGGCTTAAAACTTCTACATAATTACTATCTGCTTTAAATATGTCTTTAAGCTCTATTATATTGCCTTTTTCTTTATCTACGTTATATATTTTTGAATACATATATCCACTTGCGTTTATTTCTGTACCTTTTATTCTTAAACTAAATAATTTTTCATCATCTGTAAGCGTATCATAAGTTATATCTAAGCTTTTATTGTCTCCTTGTTTAAATTCTTTTTTAAACTCTTCTGTAAGATTTTTTATATATTCATCTGTTGATTTATTAAGTTCATCTAAAGATTTATTATTGTTAGCATCTGTAGCAACTGGTGCTTCTACGCTAATATTTTTATCTTCTTCACTATATTTATTTATAGTAATAACATCTACTATTTTTCCTATAACTGGTATTTTGCTCATAGCTAAAGCTATATTTTGGTTTAAATTTGGTAAAGCAACAAATATAGCTATCACTGCAACAGATGCAATAGATAAATATTTTAATTTATTTTTTTCATTTTCTTTTTTAGCTTGTTCAATACTTTTTTTCATAAGAAACACTCCTTCTTCTTTTACATTAATATTATCATATTCTTTTTTTAGTTTTTCTATTATATCCCTATCTTCCATATTATACCTCCCCAACAATACTTTTCAATTTATTAAGACAACGATATAACTTTGATTTAGCTGTATTAACATTTATGTTTAATACATTGGCAACATCTTCTATTTTTAAATCTTCAAAAAATCTTAATATAACAATAGCTTTTTCATCATTATCTAAACAATTTAAAGCATTTTTTAAATCTATATTTTCATATTTGTCCTCAAAAGGTATATTAGTTTCATATATATCTTCTGTTATATGTATATTTTTTGATAAAAAAGTTTTACATTGATTTATAACTATTCTATATATCCAAGTATCTACATACTTATCTTCTTTTAATAAATTCGCATTTTTAATAGCCTTATATGAACACTCTTGTATTATGTCCATAGCATCTGCTTCATTCTGAACATAAGAAAATGCTAATTTATAATATTTATTATAATTTTTTAGGAGAGTATTTTCTATTAGGTATACCTTAGTTTTTTTCATTATCAAATTCACCTCCTATATATTAGACTATATTATATTAAATAAAGTTTCAAATTTTTTAAATATTTTTTATTTAAATTTTAAAATATATGTATACAATACAAATAATTGTTAAAAATAATATTATCACATACAACATTTAGGAGGAAAATATGGAAATATTAAAGGTTTCAGCAAGTTCACAACCAAAGTCTGTTGCTGGTGCAATAGCGGCAATAGCAAGAAATAATAAAAAAATAGAAATAGAAACAATAGGTGCTGGTGCAGTAAATCAAGCTGTCAAAAGTATTGCAATAGCTAGAGGATATGTTGCTCCAAATGGAATAGAGCTTATATGCACACCTGCATTTTCTCAAATAGATGTAGACGGTGAATTAAAAACATCTATTAAATTTGTTGTAGAAAAAAGATAGTTATATAATTAATATCTACCTGTAAAAATCCCCTATAAAGATATAATAATCAATTTTTTGAATACTTCCGTATTCAAAAACAAGTATTCCTAAAATTTATCAAAATTAAGTCATACCTTAATTGTAATAAAAATAATGCTGTAGAAAAAATCTACAGCATTATTTTTATATATTCTCTATTTGCCAATCTATTTCTTTTAAACCATTTTGTTTTAAAAATTGATTTGTTTTAGAAAAAGGTCTACTTCCAAAAAATCCTCTACTAGCAGAAAGAGGGCTTGGATGAACAGATTTTAATATTAAATGCTTATGATTTGTTATAAGTGGTATTTTAGATATAGCGTTATTGCCCCAAAGGATAAAAACAACTGGACTTGTTTTTTCATTTAAAACTTGAATTATTTTATCTGTAAATATTTGCCAACCAATATCCTTATGAGAATTAGGGTTACTATCTATCACTGTTAATGTTGTATTTAAAAGTAATACCCCTTGCTCTGCCCATTTTTTTAAATATCCATTGTTGGGTATGTATAGTCCTAAGTCTGTAGATAGTTCTTTATATATATTTTGCAAAGATGGTGGTATTCTTATCCCTTTATTTACAGAAAAACTAAGCCCGTGAGCTTGTCCTTTTTGATGATATGGGTCTTGCCCTAATATTAACACTTTTGTATCTTCATAACTAGTATAGTGTAATGCGTTAAATATATCTTGCATAGGTGGGTATACTATTTTAGTTTTATAGTCATGTTTTAATTTTTCTCTAAGATTTAAATAATAATTTTTTTTAAATTCTTCATCTAAATAATTTTTCCAATCATTTTTTAATATTTCTGCCAAAAATTAATCACTCCTTTTTTATAATAACCCCATTAACATATTTTGAATAATCTTCTATAATTTTATAATACATTTCTTCTATTAAATTATAGTCTTTTTCTACAACATTATTATCGCTATTTATAAAAGCAACTTCAACAAAAATATTTTTCATATAATCCTCTATCTTTTTTTAAGTTAATATATGATTATATGCGTTTGTATTATTCATTATTTTAATATTAAACCCATTATAACATATATTTATATTATATTAAACATTTTTTAGGAGATTTTATGAAAAAAGCCGTTGCATATGTTAGAATGTCTACCGATAAACAAGACTATTCCATAGAAAGTCAAAAAAGAACTATTGATGAATATGCTAAAAAAAATAACTATTTGATAATAAACTATTTTGAAGATAAGGGCATATCTGGTAGAGATGCTGAAAAAAGACCAGCCTTTATGGAAATGATAGAAGAAAGCAAAAAATCTTATTTTGATTATGTTCTTATATATGATAGCTCCCGTTTTGCTAGAAACTTAGAGCAATCTTTAATATATAAATCTATATTAAAAAAAAATAATGTAAATTTAATTTCTATAACTGAACCTACATTAGATGATGATAGCCAACTTATAGCAGATGCCCTATTTGGTGCTATGAATGAAATGTATTCTAGAAAATTATCCAAAGTTGTAAAACGAGGTATGATAGAAAAAGCTCTAAAAGGTGAATATATCTCTTGTGCTCCTTATGGATATTATAAGCCTAAAAATAAACCTCTTGTTATAATAGAAAAAGAAGCCTCTATTGTAAAAAAAATCTTTCAAGAATTTTTAAATGGTAAATCTACCTATGCAATAGCTAAAATATTAAATGAAAATAATATAAAAACAAAAAAAGGCAATAGCATAGATACTCGTTTTATAAAAAAAATTTTAACAAATCCTACATACAAAGGTTATTATAGATTTGAAACCGACGGAAAAGTTATTTTAAATAAATCAAATCATATTCCTATTATAGATGAAAATATATTTGACCAAACTCAAAATATATTTAATAATAATATAAAAAGAATAAATAGTAAAAAAAAGCCTTTAGAATATAATAAACATTGGCTTGTAGGTATAATGAAGTGTATTTATTGTAACAATACTTTTGTTTATGCAAAATATTATAACAATAGACAAGATAGATTTAGATGTGGTGGTTATACTTGTGGAAAATGTGATAGCTCTTTTTCTATTGGTATATACAATATAGAAGATATAGTTTTAAAAAAAATTGAAGAAAACTACCCTAACAAAACATATAAAGTAAAAATAAAAAATGATAATAGACAGAAAAAATATAATATGTTAAAAGATATAGAAAAATACAAAAATGCTTTAGAAAGGGCTAAAAATGCCTACCTTTTAGGCATTGATACGGTAGATGAATATAGCCAAAATAAAGTTTTTTTTACAAATAAAATAAAAACATTAGAAAAAGAATGCCTTAATATAAAAGAGGATAATAAAAATATAGATGAAATTTCTATATTAAATGTTTTAAAAGGTAATTATGATATGA containing:
- a CDS encoding stage V sporulation protein S encodes the protein MEILKVSASSQPKSVAGAIAAIARNNKKIEIETIGAGAVNQAVKSIAIARGYVAPNGIELICTPAFSQIDVDGELKTSIKFVVEKR
- a CDS encoding uracil-DNA glycosylase; its protein translation is MAEILKNDWKNYLDEEFKKNYYLNLREKLKHDYKTKIVYPPMQDIFNALHYTSYEDTKVLILGQDPYHQKGQAHGLSFSVNKGIRIPPSLQNIYKELSTDLGLYIPNNGYLKKWAEQGVLLLNTTLTVIDSNPNSHKDIGWQIFTDKIIQVLNEKTSPVVFILWGNNAISKIPLITNHKHLILKSVHPSPLSASRGFFGSRPFSKTNQFLKQNGLKEIDWQIENI
- a CDS encoding recombinase family protein — protein: MKKAVAYVRMSTDKQDYSIESQKRTIDEYAKKNNYLIINYFEDKGISGRDAEKRPAFMEMIEESKKSYFDYVLIYDSSRFARNLEQSLIYKSILKKNNVNLISITEPTLDDDSQLIADALFGAMNEMYSRKLSKVVKRGMIEKALKGEYISCAPYGYYKPKNKPLVIIEKEASIVKKIFQEFLNGKSTYAIAKILNENNIKTKKGNSIDTRFIKKILTNPTYKGYYRFETDGKVILNKSNHIPIIDENIFDQTQNIFNNNIKRINSKKKPLEYNKHWLVGIMKCIYCNNTFVYAKYYNNRQDRFRCGGYTCGKCDSSFSIGIYNIEDIVLKKIEENYPNKTYKVKIKNDNRQKKYNMLKDIEKYKNALERAKNAYLLGIDTVDEYSQNKVFFTNKIKTLEKECLNIKEDNKNIDEISILNVLKGNYDMILKNKMAKLLINKILVDGKNRKITIFFNV